Proteins from a genomic interval of Sesamum indicum cultivar Zhongzhi No. 13 unplaced genomic scaffold, S_indicum_v1.0 scaffold00364, whole genome shotgun sequence:
- the LOC105180160 gene encoding F-box/kelch-repeat protein At3g23880, whose protein sequence is METRENSQLSIYDHNHPPRTTKTRGRIQTPEAGSIPIFPEEIIVEILSRLPVRCLLKLRCVSKSWRSLISSNHFIRAHLAVSRKDTNFGRHRIISTVLLPCYSLKQCSLNSLLSGPVANAVDFDYPMKNPNNSVRIVGCCNGLVCIAINGRHFFLWNPSTRKHKKLPDADERIKRGLFITKYGFGFDECNDDYKVLGIFSGFCTAGRYETMVQVYSLRANSWKRIDVFEDGLPFDDKGKFVSGKLHWGRRVGFNARWEIVSFDLGSEVCRTVEQPRYIEGGFSPSLGVLGGCLCVLCDIPKTSVDVWILREYGKRDSWDKLVTVPYDLGDPWKGPYSTPLCRGAKGEILLVYGSSFIVYDPKDNAFHRPKITNFHTFLEADAYVESLVSLVPDAAPKIQNQKKHGSSMN, encoded by the coding sequence ATGGAAACCAGAGAAAACTCACAATTATCAATCTACGATCATAATCATCCGCCAAGAACTACCAAAACCCGTGGCCGTATCCAGACCCCGGAAGCTGGAAGCATCCCCATTTTCCCCGAAGAAATCATCGTAGAGATCCTGTCAAGACTCCCCGTCAGGTGCCTCTTGAAATTGAGGTGCGTTTCAAAATCATGGCGCTCGTTGATCTCCAGCAACCATTTCATCAGAGCCCATCTCGCAGTTTCAAGAAAAGACACGAATTTCGGCCGCCACAGGATCATTTCAACTGTTTTGCTGCCCTGTTACAGCCTAAAGCAATGTTCTTTGAACTCACTGCTGTCCGGGCCTGTGGCTAATGCAGTTGACTTCGATTATCCGATGAAAAATCCCAACAATTCAGTTAGGATTGTAGGCTGCTGTAATGGGCTTGTTTGCATAGCCATTAACGGGAGACATTTTTTCCTGTGGAACCCATCTACGAGAAAGCACAAGAAATTGCCTGATGCGGATGAAAGGATTAAGAGGGGTTTGTTCATTACCAAGTACGGGTTTGGTTTTGATGAGTGTAATGATGATTACAAGGTTTTGGGGATCTTTTCCGGGTTTTGCACTGCTGGTAGATATGAGACTATGGTGCAAGTTTACAGCTTGAGGGCAAATTCTTGGAAAAGAATTGATGTCTTTGAGGATGGCCTTCCATTTGATGACAAAGGGAAGTTTGTGAGTGGAAAGCTTCATTGGGGAAGGAGGGTTGGATTCAATGCTAGGTGGGAGATTGTCTCGTTCGATTTAGGAAGTGAGGTGTGCAGAACGGTAGAGCAGCCGAGGTACATTGAGGGTGGTTTCTCACCGTCATTGGGAGTTCTTGGTGGATGCCTGTGTGTGCTGTGTGATATTCCCAAAACTAGTGTGGATGTTTGGATTTTGAGGGAGTATGGAAAGAGAGATTCTTGGGATAAATTGGTGACTGTTCCTTATGATCTTGGTGATCCCTGGAAGGGGCCGTACTCGACTCCCTTGTGCAGAGGAGCAAAAGGTGAAATCTTGCTGGTCTATGGATCGAGTTTCATAGTGTATGATCCGAAGGACAATGCGTTTCATCGTCCCAAGATAACGAACTTTCATACTTTTCTTGAAGCTGATGCTTATGTTGAGAGTTTAGTCTCACTTGTCCCTGATGCTGCACCAAAGATTCAAAACCAGAAGAAACACGGGTCATCAATGAATTAA